The DNA region TGTGGACGCGGACCGCGCCGAAGACATTATGCGCAACATCCGCAAGCTCTCCTATGTCCGCAAAATCGAGCGATCATACCGCGGTGAAATCAAAACGGAATACAGCAAAGATGTTCCGGACAAAACCCGGTATTACGGACTATAGAGACAATAAGCGCCAAAGCGCCAGGCTGCTGATAAAAACAGCGGCCTGACGCTTTTTTTGAGTTATGCCGGGTATCGGCATTGTCACTTGGATTCAGAGCAAAAGCTTTTCTAACTGTGCGCCGGCATCCCGCATCGCGGTTCTGCATATTATCGTAGGCGGAAGCCTATTGCAAAATCGGCTATAATAATGGATGCGTCATGTTGTCGATGCCGAAAATAGGTCTAAAGAATCTAGGCGTATACTTTTTTTGCTATATACGAGCGCTAGTCTTGTAGAAAAATTAGCGATCATGTAATATAATTAGGTACAAATACTTAGTCCAAAAGACCTATATCGTTTCATAAGTCCGGTTGATTCTAAAGAAATTTGCTGGCAAAGAGGCTTATGAACAATGAAATTGTCTGTTAGTTTGTTGAACAAGCCTATGAAATGTGAGGTGCGGCATGAGAGATAGGGCGACAGAACGCTGGGGAACCTATGAAGCTTTCCATATTATTTTAGGGGACAAAAGAGTAGCGGACATCGTGGTGACGAACCACGCCAAAAGCAGATATCACGACCGCATCAACCGGGAAAACATCGGTTACGAGCAAATTGCCGGATGGGCATGGGAATGCTTGAAGCAGGGGCGGATCACTCCATACTACCGGAAGGAAGAGGACGTCTATTTGATTGACGACGATTTGGTCATGGTCGCCGAATTTACGGAAATTCCGGGCGAATTCGATTTGGCCGGCCGACCGCTGCACCGGATGATTATCGTCACGTTCCTCGGAAGGATGTCGGAGACGATTGAATTGCGCGATTTGAAATCCTACTATTCCTGGCTGCGCCACTCCCGGCGGATGACGTTGATCAAGAACAGCCGCAAACGCAGATAAGCGGTGTCATACGGATGGAGACTGGACGTAAAGCGAGGTTCGGCATGCCCAAGCGGCATGCTTTTTTTGTTGGCTTGAACATGCTATTGTAGGGATAAAGAAAGGGGAATAGCGGACGATGGCGTTGAACTACCACCAGCTCCACATTTTTTACACGGTCGCGGAGCGGGGAAGCTTTTCGGCGGCGGCCCAAGCGCTCCATATGACGCAGCCGGCGGTAACGATGCAAATCCAAGCGCTGGAGGATTATTTCGGCTGCAAGCTGCTGGTCAGATCGACGAAAAAAATCGAGCTGACGGAAGCGGGACAGACGCTGCTTCCGTTTGCCCGGAAAAGCGTCGAGATGATCCGGGAAACCGAGCAGGCGATGTCGCGGTACACTTCGATGCTGGAGGGCAGGCTTCAACTCGGGGCGAGCCTGACGATCGGAGAATACGTGCTGCCGCGGCTGCTGGGTCCTTTTGGGCAGCGGTATCCGCACATTTCGATAGTAATGAAAGTGATGAATACGACGCAAATTATCGAGGAGATCGTAGGCCACCAGCTCAATTTCGGGCTTGTCGAGGCGCCCGTCCAGCACCCGGATATGGTATCGGAGCCGGTCATGGAGGATGAACTGAAGCTGATCGTTCCGGCGGGGCACCCGCTGTCCGGCAAAAAGACGGCGACGCTGGAGGAGGTTGTTTCTTATCCGTTTGTGCTCCGGGAAAAAGGCTCCGGGACGCGCCAGGTGATGGAAGCCGAATTTAAGCGCCGCGGAGTCGAAATGAGCCGGGTCCAAACGGTTATGGAGCTTGGCAGTACGGGAGCGGTCAAATCGGCGGTCGAAGCGGGAATCGGGATTACGATCATCTCCCCGTCTTCCGTCAAGCATGAACAGGCGCTTGGCCTGATGGAGGCGCTCGACATTGACGGCGTTTCTTTTAAGCGGGAATTTTATTCGATCCACTTGAAATCGACGCTGCTGCCGGTCAGCGCGGTGACGTTTCTGACTTTCTTACGGGAGTACGGGGGATAAAAAAGACAGCAAAGGATGTGGATGGATGGCACAGGAACGGCAAGCAGGGGAAGGACGGTTTGATTTACATACGCACACGCGGGCTTCGGACGGCATGAACGCTCCGGCGGAAAACGTCAGGCTGGCCAAGGAAAAAGGCCTGGCGGGCCTGGCGATCACCGACCACGACACCGTGGCCGGCATCGCGGAAGCCCGGGAAGCGGGGGGGCGGCTCGGGGTAGCCGTTGTCCCGGGGGTCGAGATCAGCACGCGGGCCGGGGGCAAGGACATCCATGTGCTCGGCTACTTTCTGAACGACGGGGACGAACTGCTGCTGGAAAGGCTTGAGCGGTTGCGGGCGGTACGCCAAGAACGGAACGAAAAAATTATCGCCAAGCTGCAACAGCTCGGCATTCCGATCACGCTGGAGGAGGTAAAGCGCGGGCTGTCTCGGCCGCTTCGGCCGGATGAAAGCCTGGGGCGGCCGCATATCGCCGACGCGCTTGTCCGCAAAGGGGCCGCGAAGGACATGCGCGACGCATTCGCCCGCTATTTGGCGGAGGGGAAACCCGGGTATGCGTCCCAGCCTAGAATCGGCCCCGAGGAAGCGATGGAGTGGATCCGCGAGGCCGGCGGGGCGCCGGTGCTGGCCCATCCGGGCTTGTACGGCGACGACGATCTGGTACGGGCGATTCTGGAGCGCGGGAAACCCGCGGGGATTGAAGTTTACCATTCCGATCACGGTCCGGACGAGGAAAAGCGATATATGGCGATGGCCGAACAATTCGGGCTGATCGCCACGGGCGGCTCGGATTACCACGGCGTCCGCCAGGGCGTGGTGTTCCACGGCGATCTCGGCGGCCGCACCGCCCCGCCGGGGACGGTGGAGCGGCTTAAAAGAGCGGCCCCGGCCGCCCGGACGGAATGAAGGCAAATACGAAAGCTGCCCCAGAGGTCCACATGGACTTTTAGGGCAGCTTTTTTTGCGCGGTTTACCCGGATGCGCCGTATTGAAAGGCTAACCGTTTTTGACGGAGCCCGGCAGAGCCTTGATCATCTGCTCGTCGGGCGTGACGAACAACGTCCGCTGATGGTCGTAAATGACGAAACCGGGCTTCGCTCCGCTCGGCTTGCGCACGTGGCGGATCAGGGTGCAGTCGACCGGCACGCTGCTGGATTGTTTGGCCTGGCTGAAATACGCGGCCAGTTGGGCCGCTTCATTTAAAGTAGCCTCCCCATAGCTGTCGCTGCGGATCAGCACATGCGAGCCCGGAATATCCTTCGTATGCAGCCAGGTGTCGTTCGGTTTGCCCAGCCGGTTGGTGATGTACTCGTTTTGCAGATTGTTTTTACCGACGTAAATTTCGATGCCTTCCGAGGACGTGTAGACGTGCAGCGTCGGGCGATCGCCCTTTTTCTTCTTTTTGCCGCCCTTTTTCCCCCGGTCCCGCAAATACCCCTGCCCGGTCAACTCCTCGCGGATTTCGTCGATATCGCTTAACGTGGCGTCGTCCAGCTGCTGCAGCAGCCCTTCGAGATAAGCGATTTCCTCCCCGGCCAGCTTCATCTGCTCGTGAATGACGGCAAGGCTGTTTTTGAATTTATTGTATTTCTTAAAATACCGCTGGGCGTTCTCCGAAGGGCTGAGCAGCGGGTCGAGCGGAATCGTTTCGGTTTTCTGCTCCTCGTCGTAATAGTTGACCAGCTCCACGGAGCGGTCGCCTTTGCGGATCGCATGCAGGGAAGGCAGCAGCAGCTCGCCCCAGATCCGGTAGCGTTCGGCGTCCTCGGCCTCGTTTAAGTCTTTTTCCAGATTGGCCAGCTTTTTGATGTTTTTGTTCCGTTCGTTTTGCAAAAAGCGCAGCAGGTCGCCCGTCTTCTGCTTGACGGTGTCGCGCAGCGCCTTGTCGCCGTAATAGTCCTCCATGCATTCGCTGATCGACTTGTAGGTGCGCAGCCCGCTGTGGATTTGCGTTAGCCGGATTGCGGAAAACACGCTTTTTCCTTTGGCGGTTTCGCCCGTCACCGGGGTGTAGGCATGGCTGCGGACTGCTTCCATCAGCGCGGAAAAGGCTTGCCACAGCCGCTCGGCAGGGTCAAGATCACGTCCGCTTTGTTCCTTATCGGGTCCGGCCAGACCTGCGCGGGCGTAAATTTCCCCGGCGATCAGCGGGCTTAATCCGTTATAGAACTCGACCAGCCAGCCGCTGCTTTTTCCGGCCTGCTCCGCCTCCCGGTATGCCGCCAAAAACCCGGCGCGCTCCGCGCCCAGCGGGTCGAGCTTATGCTGCTCGGGCGGGGTGGTGTAGGCGAAGCCGGGCATGACGACGCGGTAGCCGCTGATGGCCGGCGTCACATGGTGGATTCCGTCAAGCTGCACCCCTGTCGCCGGATCGACGAGAATGATGTTGCTGTGCCGGCCCATCAGTTCGATAATGATCCGCTTCAGCGACAGATCGCCAAGCTCGTCGCGCGTGCGCACATCGATATGAATGATCCGCTCCATGCCGACCTGGCTGATCGCTTCGATGGTTCCGCCTTCAAAATGCTTGCGCAGCAGCATGCAGAACATCGGGGCTTCCAGCGGATTCGGAAACGAGCTTTCCGTAAAATGAACGCGCGGATACGTCGGATTCGCCGACAGCAGCAGGCGCCGGTTGCCACCCTGCGTACGCAGGGCCAACACGATGTCGCTGGCCGCGGGCTGGTGTATTTTATTGATGCGCCCTCCTATGCAGACTTGCAGTTCATGAACGAGCGCACGGGTTACAATGCCGTCGAGTGCCATAAGTTTGTTATCTCCTGTCTAAAGGTAGTTCAAAAAGTCATCTTTTGAAGATTTAAGAATGAACAGTCACCAAGCGTGTCTTCCTTAAATCGCAAGAAAAACTTCAGCTTAGGGCGGTCTGTCTTCTTTGAATGTTCGTCGATAGAGTTTTTCTTATCACGAAGCGGTTCATGAAGAGGATTCGACGTCGAATCTTGAATTCAGCCGGGCCTTCCGTTGCTCACGTACCTAAAACGTACGCTCCGCTCCTTTCGTCCCTAGCTTCATCCAACCTTCTCGGTGCTGAAAACCTGACTTTTTGAACACGTATTTTAATAAGACGCCTCTTCTATGATGCCATACTTCGGGCAAAAACTTAAGGGCTCCGCTGTGATAATTTGGGACTGGCCGGAATACATTTACCCTAGGTGGAAAAGCCTTCACGCGGAAACTGCATTAAAAACGGAAGGGGAATAGGGGATGGAACAAAAAAACTGGCACCAGTGGAGTGCTGAAGCGCTTTTGGAACGGTTTGGCGTCACGCGTGATCAGGGGTTGTCCGACGAGGAAGCGCGGCGAAGACGCGAGGAGAGCGGCTGGAACGAGCTCGAAGAAGGGAAACGGATCTCCCCGATCCTGTTGTTTCTCAATCAGTTCAAGGATTTTATGATGCTGGTGCTGATGGGCGCCACGCTGATCTCGGGATTTCTCGGTGAATATTTGGACGCCGTGACGATTATAGCCATCATTATTTTGAACGGGGTGCTGGGGTTCATCCAGGAATTCCGGGCGGAGCGCTCCCTGCGCGCGCTAAAGCAGCTGTCCGCGCCGCACGCCAACGTGTTAAGGGAGGGAACCGTAAAGCATGTGCCGGCCCGGGAACTCGTTCCCGGGGACATCGTCGTGCTGGAGAGCGGCGACCGGATTCCGGCGGATATCCGCTGGCTGTCCACGAACAGCTTGGACGTGGAGGAATCCGCCCTGACGGGCGAATCGCATCCGGTCGGCAAGCATGCAGGGGTCTTAAGCGAAAGCGAAGTGCCGCTCGGCGACCAGAAAAACATCGGCTTTATGGGAACGATGATTACGCGCGGCACCGGGCGGGGCATCGTCATCCGGACGGGCATGGGCACCGAGATGGGGAAAATCGCCGACCTGATCCAAAATACCGAGGTTCAGGAAACGCCGCTGCAGCGGCGGCTTGAGCAGCTCGGGAAAATTTTGATCTACATGGCGCTTGGCCTGACCGTGCTTGTAGTGCTGGTGGGCATTTTGCAGGGGCAGCCGGCCAGCGGGATGTTTTTTGCCGGGGTCAGTCTGGCGGTCGCCGCGATTCCCGAGGGTCTGCCCGCCATCGTCACGATCGCCCTGGCGCTCGGCGTGCAGCGCATGATCAAACGCAAGGCGATCGTCCGCAAGCTGCCTTCGGTGGAGACGCTCGGCTGCGCATCGGTCATTTGCTCGGATAAAACCGGCACGCTGACGCAAAACAAAATGACCGTCACCCGCCTTTGGCTGGAGGGCCGTTCCCTGGAGGTCACCGGCGAAGGCTACGAGCCGGTCGGCAACATCCTCGAGGGCGGCAGCCCGGTCGATTTGCGCCAGGATCAAAGCCTGCGCCGGCTGCTGCAAATCAGCGCGCTGTGCAGCAACGCCGTCATTTATGAGGAAGATCCGGAACAACGCGGCCGGCGGAAGACGAAGGACGAAGCGGCTGCGGGTCCCGTTTGGAAATTAAAAGGCGACCCGACCGAGGGGGCCTTGGTCACGCTGGCTTCAAAAATGGGCTTGTCCCCGGCTTCCTTAAGCGGCATGTATGTGCGCGAGCGGGAATTTCCGTTCGATTCGAAGAGAAAGCGGATGTCCGTGATCGTCTCCCATCAAGGCGGCAAAATGGCGCTGGTGAAAGGCGCGCCGGATATGCTGCTGGAGCGCTGTTCATATATTTTATGGGAAGGGAAAGTGGTGCCTTTTACCGGGACGTTCCGCCAGAAGGTGCAGGCCGCCAACGAAAAGATGGCCCGCGGCGCGCTGCGCGTGCTCGGTATGGCGTACCGGGAGTTAAGGCCTCATGAAGGGGCCGATGACGAGGACGGCGCGGAGTCGCAGCTGATTTTCGTCGGCTTGACGGGCATGATCGATCCGCCGCGGCGCGAAGCGCGGGACGCCATCAACGTATGCCGCAAGGCGGGCATCAAAACGGTGATGATCACCGGGGACCATGGGCTCACCGCCGAAGCGATCGCTTCCGAGCTCGGCATATTGCCGCGCGGCGGCTCCGCGATGTCGGGCCAGCAGTTGGAAGGGCTGAGCGACGAAGAACTCGACCGCCAGGTAGAAAACATCTACGTGTACTCCCGGGTTTCCCCGGAACATAAGCTGCGGATCGTCAAAGCGCTGCAGCGCAGAGGCCATGTCGTGGCCATGACCGGCGACGGCGTCAACGACGCCCCGGCGATTAAGGCGGCCGATATCGGCATCGCGATGGGCATGACCGGAACCGATGTATCCAAAGAGGCTTCATCCTTGATCCTTAGCGACGACAACTTTACGTCGATCGTGGCCGCGATCGAGGAGGGCCGGAACATTTACGAAAACATCCGCAAGTTCATCCGGTATTTGCTGGCGTCCAATGTCGGGGAAATTTTGACGATGTTTTTCGCTATGCTGGCCGGGCTGCCGCTGCCGCTGCTGCCGATCCAGATTTTGTGGGTGAACCTCGTCACCGACGGCCTGCCGGCGATGGCGCTCGGCGTCGACCAGCCGGAGAAAGATTTGATGGAGCATAAGCCGCGCGGGGCGAACGAAAATATTTTTGCCCGGCGTCTGGGCTGGAAAATCATCAGCCGCGGCGTGCTGATCGGCGTGTGTACGCTGGGCGCCTTCTGGCTGACGCTGCAATACGCGCCGGACGATCCGGGCCAGCTGGCCAAAGCGCAATCGGTCGCTTTCGCTACCCTGGTTATGGCGCAGCTGATTCACGTGTTCGATTGCCGCAGCTCGCGTTCGATTTTTCACCGCAACATTTTGCAAAACAAATATCTTGTGTTTGCGGTGTTGTCCTCCATCATTTTGATGCTTGGCGTTATGTACATCGAACCGCTGCAGCCGATCTTTAAGACGGTTCCGCTCGGCACGAGAGAATGGGCGATTACGCTGGTGGCCGCCGGCATTCCCACGTTCCTGATGGGCGCGGGCAGCGTCTGGTCCGGCAACCGCAAGCGCCGCGGCTTCAGCGGTCCGCGTCCGCTGGGAACCGCGAAAAGTACAAATATTCGTGCATAAAATCAATACCTTTTCCGGCCGTCAAACTTTAGACTAACCCCATAGGCAAGCTTTGTCGCAAGGGATGCGTTTCCCTTGATATATATTGACGATGCAGGAGTGGGGTTAAGATGGAATTTACGAAAATGCATGGACTGGGCAACGATTTCCTCGTTTTTTACGGGCATACGGAGCTGCCTGAAAATGTATCCGAGCTGGCGGTAACCTGGTGCGACCGGTATTTCGGGGTCGGCGGGGACGGGCTCGTGTTCATCCTTCCGTCGGAGCAGGCCGATTTCAAAATGCGGATCATCAACTCGGACGGTACGGAAGCCGAGCAGTGCGGCAATGCGATCCGCTGCGTGTCCAAGTACGTATACGACAACGGCTTGGTTGATAAAGAGAACGTGACGATCGAAACGCTCGGCGCGGGGGTGCAGCAGGTCAGCCTGCAGGTGGAGAACGGAGCCGTCAAAACGGTGCGCGTCGATATGGGCGAACCGATTTTGGACGGCCTGGCCGTTCCGACCACGCTGGAGGACAGCCCGGTGCTGAACCGGCCGATCGAGGCGGGGGGGCGCGAGTTTTCCTTCACGGCCGTGTCGATGGGCAATCCGCATTGCGTCATTTACGTGGACGACGCCCCGAACTTCGATTTGACGACGTGGGGGCCGAAGCTTGAGGTGCATCCTTATTTTCCGCGTAAAATCAATGTCGAGTTTGCGACCGTGACGAGCCGGGACCGGGTGGAAATGCGCGTCTGGGAACGCGGAGCCGGGCCGACGCTCGCCTGCGGAACGGGGGCCTGCGCCACCTTGGTATCCTCCGTGCTGAACGGGCTGACGGACCGGGCGGCCTGGATCGGGCTGAAGGGCGGGGACCTGTTTATCGAATGGGATGAACGGGACAACCACGTATATATGACCGGCCCGGCGGAAGCGGTGTACAAGGGCAGCATAGAAATCTAACAGCCGTTTGGCCGGCGTTGCGGCAGGCGGCAAACGAAGCCGGGACACCCGAGGTTGGGGGGCCCGGCTTTTTTTAAGATATGTGACATGCATTTGCGGAGGCAGCGGTAATAGCGGTAAAAAAGGGCGTTATTCTTGCTAAATAGGGACCAGATGCGATATAGAGGAACTTTTTTCCTCTATTTCTCGCCGGGTGGGGGCAAAACGCGGTTTTTCAAGTCTAATAAGAAAATAAGGACCAAAAGTTCCTCTATTTTATTCGCGAGGGAAAAATTCGCAAAAATAGCGCCACAAAACACCTCTATTTCAGGACGGTCGCTCCCTCCTAAGGCTTAAACTATGGGCGTATACAGCAACATGAAAGATTTCTGCCAAACGCATCACATTCTATCTTATCATTCTTATAGAATTATGTTAGATTAGTATGATAATAGTTTACGTCAGGTTGTCGGGAGGGACGAGCATGAAGCCGGATTTGCGCGAGGCGCTGAAAAACGAAGTGATTGTCGGCGACGGAGCCATGGGCACGTATTTGTACCATTTGGGCTTTCCGGTCGGCATTTCCTATGAAGAATTCAATTTGCTGCGTCCGGACGTCATCGGCGACGTGCACCGGCGATACGTCGGGGCCGGAGCCCGGTTGATCGAGACCAACACGTTTTCGGCAAATTACTATAAATTGTCCAAATTCGGCCTGGAGGCGAAGGTGGAGGAAATCAACCGCGCCGCCGTGCGCATCGCCAGGGAAGCCGCGGGGGATGTTGCTTACGTGGCGGGCGCGGTCGGTTCGATCCGCGGCGGGAAGCGGGCGAACGTCACGGCGCAGGAGCTGGGAGATTATTATGAGCAGCAAATCGCCGCGCTCCTAACCGAAGGGGTCGACGCCCTGCTGTTCGAAACGTTTTACGATTTGCGGGAAATCCGGATCGCGCTGGGGAAAGCGCGCCTTCTCACCGATCTGCCGGTCATCTGCCAATTTGCCGTCGACCAGGTCGGCCGCACGCTGGACGGATACGCGATGCAAGAAGCGTTCGGCGCGCTGCTTCGGGAGGGCGCCGATGTGCTAGGCTTCAACTGCCATTCCGGCCCGAAAGGAATTATGAGCGTGATGGCCGAAATGAACGGCCCGCTGGACGTTCCGATGTCCGTATTTCCAAACGCAGGTTTGGCGGATTATGTGGATGGAGAATATGTATATGGAGCAACTCCCGAATATTTCGGCGAAAACGCGGCATCGTTCGCCGATTTGGGCGCGCGTCTGATCGGCGGCTGCTGCGGCACGACGCCGGAGCACACCGCGGCAACCGCGAAGGCGCTGCTTGGATACGCCGCGCCGCCGCTGGCCGATGAGCGGAAGCTTGCTGCGGCGAGTTCGTCCGTGGTCCTGAACGAGGCCGCGGCTCCGGAGACGGAAAGCGGGGCTGCCGAAAGCGGTCTCTACGGCCGCCCAAACCGGCCGAGTCTCGTCGATCTGGCGAAGGAACGGCACACCGTCATCGTCGAGCTCGATCCGCCGCGCGATCTGGACATCGGCAAGTTTATGGAAGGGGCGGCCGCGCTTCAGGCGGCGGGCGTCGACGCCTTGACGCTGGCGGACAATTCGCTGGCCGTGACGCGCATGAGCAACATGGCGCTGGGGCATCTCGTCCAGTCCGAGCTGGGCCTTCGCCCGCTCATTCACATCGCCTGCCGGGACCGCAATTTGATCGGCACGCAGTCGCATATGATGGGCTTCGACGCCCTGGGCATCGACCATGTGCTGGCCGTGACGGGCGATCCGGCGCGCTTCGGCGATCTGCCGGGCGCAAGCTCCGTCTACGATTTGACGTCGTTTGAGATCATCCGCATGATCAAGCAGCTCAACGCCGGGATCTCCTTTTCCGGGAAGCCGCTGAAGCAGAAAGCCAAATTCGTCGTCGGCGCCGCCTTTAATCCGAACGTAAAGCACCTGCACAAGGCGGTTGAGCGGCTGGAGAAAAAAATCGCCTCCGGCGCCGATTACATTATGACCCAGCCGGTCTATGACCCGAAGCTGATCGCGGCGGTCAAAGCAGCGACGGCGCATCTGGATGTTCCGATTTTTATCGGAATCATGCCGCTGGCCAGCGGCAAAAACGCCGCGTACCTGCATAACGAGGTGCCCGGCATCCAGCTTCCGGAGGAGGTTCTGAAGCGGATGGAGGGACTGCAGGGCCCGGAAGGGCGCAGAGCGGGCGTGGAAATCGCCAAAGAGCTGCTCGACACGGCGATGGAGCATTTTAACGGCATTTATTTGATGACCCCGTTTATGTTCTATGAAATGAATGTCGCTTTAGTGAATTATGTCAGGGAGAAATCGAAACAGGGGGCGTCCCACTTGTCTCGCTCCACATAATCAATTACAATAGGGTAACGGATGTGATGCCATTGTCGCACAGTATGACAGGATACGGTGGGGCCGTCAGATCTTACGGCGGTTACATCGTTCAATTCGAGATAAAATCCGTCAATCACAGATACGCGGAAATCGTTTTGCGTATGCCGCGGGAGTGGTCGTGCTACGAGGACGGACTGCGACGGTTGGTTCAACGCCATGTAAAACGGGGACGAATCGATGTTTTCATCGGCAAAGAGCTTGACGATACGAGCGTCCTGCCTTTGGTGCTGAACGCTCCGGTTGCGGAGTCTTACCTGCGGGCAGCCGAAGAGCTTGGCCGCCGTTACGGCGTGGACGCCAGGCTGAATGCCAAGGACCTGCTTGCCCTGCCGGACGTGTTGACGGCTCCCGAGCGGCCTGAGCTTGGCGAAAGCGAGCCGGAGTGGGAACGGGTGCTGCAGGACGGCCTCGAGGAAGCGCTGATCGGGCTTCTGGGCATGCGCGAGCGCGAGGGGAGGAACCTCGTTTCCGACCTGAATGGGCGGCTGGCCCGCCTGGAGGCGATTCACGCCGAGCTGGTGCGGCTTGCGCCGGAGGTTGTGAATGATTACAGAAGCCGGCTTAAGGCCCGGCTTTCCGAACTGCTTGAGGGAAGTTTTGACGAGCAGAGATTTGCGATGGAAGTGGCCGTATTTGCCGACCGCTCCAATATCGACGAAGAGCTGATCCGCTTGAAGAGCCATTTCGAGCAATGCCGCAGTTTGCTGCAGGCTGTTGAGCCGATAGGGCGCAAGCTGGATTTTCTCATACAGGAAATGAATCGGGAAACCAATACGATTGGATCTAAAGCCAATCATTTGGCTCTTGTCAACCTTGTCGTCGAAATGAAGGCGGAGTTGGAGAAAATCCGCGAGCAAGCCGCGAATCTCGAATAACGTATTTTGACGCAGGGCAGGAGTCAATTATATAGGGGGAACTACCTGAACATGGGAATTAAACTTATTAACATCGGCTTCGGAAATATCGTATCGGCCAACCGAATCATTTCGATCGTCAGTCCGGAGTCGGCGCCGATCAAGCGGATCATTCAGGAAGCGAGAGATCGCCATATGCTGATTGACGCTACATACGGGCGCCGGACGCGCGCGGTTATTATCACGGATAGCGACCATGTTATTTTGTCGGCGGTGCAACCGGAGACAGTCGCCCACCGGCTGTCGACCAAAGATGAAGACAACGACGAATAAAATGGAGAGAATTATGTCTAAAGGGTTACTTATTGTGTTATCTGGACCGTCGGGCGTCGGGAAAGGAACGGTTTGCAGCGAACTGCGCAAGCGCATGCCGGATTTGATTTATTCGGTCTCCGCAACGACGCGGCAGCCTCGCCTTGGCGAAGAAAACGGCGTGAACTATTTTTTCAAAAGCCGTGAGCAGTTTCTGGAAATGATCGAAAACGATCAACTGCTGGAGTATGCCGAATACGTCGGCAACTTTTACGGCACCCCGCGCGATTTCGTGGAAGAGACGATCGCCGGCGGCAAGGACATTATTTTGGAGATCGAAGTTCAAGGTGCGCTCAAGGTGAAGGAGAAATTCCCGGAGGGCGTGTTCGTGTTTCTGCTCCCGCCTTCGCTTGACGAACTGAAGGGCCGCATTCAAGGCCGGGGAACGGAAAACCAGGCAACGATCGACCATCGCATGTCGGTGGCCGCGCATGAGATCGGACTGATGGAAAATTATGATTATGCCGTCGTCAATGACGAAATCGATCATGCC from Paenibacillus macerans includes:
- a CDS encoding bifunctional homocysteine S-methyltransferase/methylenetetrahydrofolate reductase, coding for MKPDLREALKNEVIVGDGAMGTYLYHLGFPVGISYEEFNLLRPDVIGDVHRRYVGAGARLIETNTFSANYYKLSKFGLEAKVEEINRAAVRIAREAAGDVAYVAGAVGSIRGGKRANVTAQELGDYYEQQIAALLTEGVDALLFETFYDLREIRIALGKARLLTDLPVICQFAVDQVGRTLDGYAMQEAFGALLREGADVLGFNCHSGPKGIMSVMAEMNGPLDVPMSVFPNAGLADYVDGEYVYGATPEYFGENAASFADLGARLIGGCCGTTPEHTAATAKALLGYAAPPLADERKLAAASSSVVLNEAAAPETESGAAESGLYGRPNRPSLVDLAKERHTVIVELDPPRDLDIGKFMEGAAALQAAGVDALTLADNSLAVTRMSNMALGHLVQSELGLRPLIHIACRDRNLIGTQSHMMGFDALGIDHVLAVTGDPARFGDLPGASSVYDLTSFEIIRMIKQLNAGISFSGKPLKQKAKFVVGAAFNPNVKHLHKAVERLEKKIASGADYIMTQPVYDPKLIAAVKAATAHLDVPIFIGIMPLASGKNAAYLHNEVPGIQLPEEVLKRMEGLQGPEGRRAGVEIAKELLDTAMEHFNGIYLMTPFMFYEMNVALVNYVREKSKQGASHLSRST
- a CDS encoding YicC/YloC family endoribonuclease, coding for MSHSMTGYGGAVRSYGGYIVQFEIKSVNHRYAEIVLRMPREWSCYEDGLRRLVQRHVKRGRIDVFIGKELDDTSVLPLVLNAPVAESYLRAAEELGRRYGVDARLNAKDLLALPDVLTAPERPELGESEPEWERVLQDGLEEALIGLLGMREREGRNLVSDLNGRLARLEAIHAELVRLAPEVVNDYRSRLKARLSELLEGSFDEQRFAMEVAVFADRSNIDEELIRLKSHFEQCRSLLQAVEPIGRKLDFLIQEMNRETNTIGSKANHLALVNLVVEMKAELEKIREQAANLE
- the remA gene encoding extracellular matrix/biofilm regulator RemA is translated as MGIKLINIGFGNIVSANRIISIVSPESAPIKRIIQEARDRHMLIDATYGRRTRAVIITDSDHVILSAVQPETVAHRLSTKDEDNDE
- the gmk gene encoding guanylate kinase; this translates as MSKGLLIVLSGPSGVGKGTVCSELRKRMPDLIYSVSATTRQPRLGEENGVNYFFKSREQFLEMIENDQLLEYAEYVGNFYGTPRDFVEETIAGGKDIILEIEVQGALKVKEKFPEGVFVFLLPPSLDELKGRIQGRGTENQATIDHRMSVAAHEIGLMENYDYAVVNDEIDHACQRIQSIIIAEHCRIRKQGKC